GTCGCGAAACAGCCTAAAGTTCCGCCCCAGGTGATCCCCGTGAACTACCTGCGCTGGGATATCATCAATCGCGGTTCGGGCGACGATTGGGGCGCGCAGAACGCAGAGGCGCCGCGCGTACGCATCACCTCGATGAACGCGATCACCCGCAATGGTGACACGGTCATTCTGGGCGAGATCGTGAATGAAGATACGGTGCCTGGTTTCGTCGACGTCTCGGCAACGTTGGTCGGAAAGGATGGAAAAACGCTCGGACAGGAGGAGAGCTTCGACAAGATCTCCCATGTGCTGCTGCCGAAGGAAGTTTCGCCATTCCGCATCGACTTCCCGGGCGTGAAGCTTGCAAACATCAAGAGCGTTCGGATGCAACCGACGGCACTGCTTGTGCCGGCTTCGGCCGATCCGGTCATGGGTGTTCTCCACCAGCGCATTGGAAAGGACGCCCAGGGGCGCACTGTTTTGACCGGCGACCTGATAAATGAGAGCGGCCAGACGGTGAACATCCCGCACGTGCTCGCGACGTTCTACGACAACGCCGGGCGGGTGATCTGGGTTTCGGACGGATACGTCAACCGTGCGCTGCTGCCGAAGACTCCGGTTCCCTTCTCCGTCGCCGTCAACGACTCGCTCGCGAAGAATATCCAGACGTATCGTGTCACTGTGAACCAGTACAGCATCGATCGCCGGGAGGACTGACCATGAAGAGCATCTTCATCGTTTCGGTCGTAGTTTGTTTCGCGATGCTGGCGGCGGCGCAGAACCTCTCATTGCCGACCAATGCGACCGCCGGCGAGGACCTGTCTGTGCCCACGCACGGCAGCGGCACGGCCACTCTGTATGTTTTTGGCCCCGGCACGGCAATTAAGCGGAAGGTTGAACTGGGAAACCCCGCGCAGATCGAGGGTAGTAAGCTGCGGCAGTCCGGGCGATACACGGTAATTTTGCTCGGCGACGAACACGCTTCCGGTTCATTCTTCGTGGCTCCCGCGAAGCTCGAAAAGATCGCCTTCCTCGCACGCCCTTCGCGTGTGCCAGCGGCGCGCAAGGACGTGATCACCGGCAGCGCGTACCTGTTCGACAGATACGACAACCTGGTGCTGGAAAAATACCCAGTGAAGTTCGATCTGGATGTCGAGGGTGCTCCGGCGACTACCCGCAGCATAGATAGCCAAAACGGGGTTGCGTGGGTGCGGATGGATTCCGGCAAGAAGGCTGGAGCGGCGCAATTCACAGCGAGTTCGAACGGCGCCAGCGTGCAGCGTGTGGTGCAAGAGACGGCGTCGGAGCCCTGCACCATCCGCATGAAGGCAGAGCCGTCGAAGGATGGCAACATCCTGGTGGAGACTGATCCGATTCGTGACTGCGCCGGGAATCCCGTTCCGGACGGAACGATCGTTACTTTCACCTCGACCGACCAGAGCGGGAAGAGCACGGTTGATGCGCGCATCAAGCGTGGTATTGCCCAGGCAGAACTTCCGCCGTCGCAGAAGGCGACAATTTCGGTTGCCGCAGGGGTGGTGCTGGGCAATGAAATCCAGTGGAGTGGCAAATAATGCGTGAACGCTTAGGCTGGCTGCTGCTGACGGTTGGTTTTCTGATCGTGGTGGTCGTACTCGGACTGCCTCAGTCGCTTTCTGCAGCCCCGCCAACTGGACCGCAAGTGCGGTTGGATACGTCGAAGGCCGGGCCTCGCGAAGTAGAGGATGAGACGAAGGCTTCTGTCACGCGCGATTACGGTGAGGCATGGCAGGCCCTGGAGCAGGCGCTCGAGGATAATCAACCCGATCTTCTAACGTCGGACTTCGCAGGTTACGCCCAGAACCAGTGGGTGGAGACGATCAAAGCTCAGAAGGCTGCGGGGTTATCCCGGCGGATCGTCGATCACGGCCATCACCTGCAGGTCATCTTTTATTCTCCGGATGGCTCCGCGATGCAGCTTCGCGACACCGCGCAGTTCGAGATCCAGTACCGGGACGGCGGTAAAATCCTTCATTCTGAGAACCTTAGCGTCCAGTACCTGGTATTGATGACACCGGCGGAGAATAGCTGGAAAGTTCGGGTTTTGCAGGAGATCCCTACCGGCGCCGCGACGGCACAGACCGCGAAGGCCGTGTTCCCTGGTGCGGTCGGGGGATCGAAATAACCCATCTGAGCCAGAAAACGGAGGCCCGATTCCGCTACAATAGATAACGCTCCTTTCGGGGTTGTGAGCGCATCCAAAAGCAAGAGATCGGGCTGGTTCTTTTTTGATGAAAATCCAAGGTATTCTTGTCGCAACTCTCTTCCTGGCAGCTTCCGCTACGGGGTTTTCCCAGGCATCGCAACCGCCGAGCCAGAAACCGGCAAGCCAGCCCGCCGAATCGACGCAGGCCGCGCCGGCGACCACTCCAGCCGATACTGGCGCGAAGAAAACGCCGGATCGTGCGGAGTCTTATTACCACTTCACCCTGGCGCACATGTACGAGGAGTTGGCCGCCACGTATGGGCGCGCGGAGTATGCGTCTAAAGCGGTCGAAGAATATAAGAAGGCAATCGAGGCCGACCCGACCTCGGAATACCTGAACGCCAGCCTCGCAGAACTGTACGCGAAGACCGGGCGGATTCGCGACGCCGTTCTCGAAGCCCAGGACATCATTAAGCGCGATCCGAAGAATGTAGAAGCACGCCGGTTGCTGGGACGCATTTACCTGCGGTCGCTCGGCGACATGCAGTCCGGCAAGCAGTCCCAGAACATCCTGAAACTCGCCATCGAGCAGTACGAATCAATCGTCCAGTTGCAGCCCGACAGCGTCGAGGACCACCTCGTGCTTGGGCGCCTCTATCGACTTGCAGAAGATCGCGTGAACGCCGAGAAGCAGTTCCGGATCGCCACGCAGTTGCAGCCGAACTCGGAAGAGGCAGTCACGACACTGGCAATCCTCTATACCGACGAAGGCGATTATGACCGCGCACTCAAGGTGCTCGAGGCAATCCCCGACAAAGAACGCACGAGCAAGATCTACTCGGCTCTGGGATTCACCTACGAACAAAAGAAAGATTACAAGAAAGCGATCGACGCCTACTCGAAGGCGGTTCAGCAGGACGGGGACAACCTTGACGCGCTACGCGGTCTGGCTCAGAACCTGCTGAATGACGGACAGACGGCCGCCGCCCTCGAGAAGTACAAAATGATCGTCGATGCGGACCCGCAGGATGCGCAAACCTACATGCGTATCGCGGAGATCTACCGCAAAGACGGCAAGTTCACCGAAGCGCTCGACATGCTGAAAAAGGCACAGGCGGTCGTGCCGGATTCGCTCGAACTACCCTACAACCTCGCCGTGATTTACCAAGGGCTCGGCCGCTACGACGAAGCGATCTCGACGCTGCAGGACCTGATCCAGCGCAACCAGCGCGCCAGCGATTTGTATAGTGCGGGCGAGCGTAACAATATGTCGATCTTCCTGGAGCGCCTGGGAACGATCTATCGCGAAGACCGCAAGCCGCAGCAGGCCGTCGAAACATTCCGAAAGATGACTGCTCTTGGCGATGACGCCACCTCGCGCGCATACCAGCAGATCATCGATACCTATCGCGAGAACCACCAGTACAAAGAGGCCACCGACGCCGCGCAGGAAGCAACACAGAAACTGCCCAACGATCGCGGGCTGAAGATGGTGCTTGGCAGCCAGTTGGCTGATATGGGCCAGGCGGATAAGGGCCTCGCCGAAGTCAAGTCCCTGCTGAAGGGAACACCGGACGATCGGGACGTTTACCTTGCGCTGGCACAGATGTACAGCCGGCTGCGGCGCTTCAAGGAAGCCGAAGAGGCTGTCGAGAAGGCGCAGCAGTTGGCGGCAAAGCAGGACGACAAGGACTACGTTAACTTCATAGCCGGATCAATTTACGAGCACGAGAAAAAATACGAGAAAGCGGAAGAAACGTTCCGCCAGGTTATCGCTAACGATCCACGGAACGCAGCGGCACTGAACTACCTGGGCTACATGATGGCGGACCGCGGCGAACACCTCGACGACGCGCTCAATTACATCAAGCGCGCGGTTGCGCTCGATCCTCAGAACGGCGCCTATCTCGACTCGCTCGGCTGGGCATACTTCAAACTCGGCAAGTACGATCTGGCAGAGGAGAATCTGCGGCTGGCAGTTCAGAGAAGCTACGATGACCCCACGATCCACGATCACCTCGCCGACGTCTACCAGAAGACCGGGCGGTTGCGACAGGCGATTGCGAACTGGGAACGGGCGCTGGATGGATGGAACCACAGCCTGGCCGCCGACACGGAGCCGAGCGACGTGGCCAAGGTCCAGAAGAAACTGGAAGCCGCCAAAGTGAAGCTGGCGCGCGAAGGCGGAGCGCAGCAGCAGTAAGTTCAACCGCGGATTATGCGGGATGTATGCGGATACTGATTCCTTTGATCCGCGTGCATCTGCATAATCCGCGGTTTCGTTTTTAGCGCTTCTTCCTTCCCCGCTCCTGCTTTAGACTTTCCCTATGTACGCGCTTGCGCCCTACGCCGTTCATTTCGAGAACACGCGTGGGCGGCGGTTTCCTGAAAAGCCTCATCCCTACCGCAACGACTTCCAGCGCGACCGAGATCGCGTTATCCACTCGCGCGCCTTTCGCCGGCTGGAGAACAAAACCCAGGTCTTCACGAAGCGGCTCTCCGATCACTTCCGAAATCGCCTGACGCACACTATCGAGGTCGCTCAGATTTCGCGAACGATCGCCGGCGCGCTGCGCCTCAATGAAGACCTCGTCGAGGCGCTCGCTCTGGTCCACGACATTGGGCACCCGCCGTTCGGCCATGCCGGGGAAAAGGCACTCGATGCCCTGATGCGGCCGCATGGGCTGCGTTTCGATCACAACCTGCATGCGCTGCGCATCGTCGAAAGTTTCGAGCTTCGATACATCGAATATACCGGCCTGAACCTTACCTTCGAAGTGCGCGAAGGAATCATCAAGCACTCGCGCAACTACCGCGCCGACGACTATCCGGAACTTGCCGAATACCTGCTCGACCTGCGGCCGCCTCTCGAGGCACAGCTCATCGATCACACCGACGAGATCGGCTACACGACCGCGGATCTCGACGACGGCTTTGAAGCTCGCTTGCTGCACCTCGACCGCATTCGCGCGGACGTCGTCCTTTTTGAGCGTCATTATCGCGAAGTCGAAAGAACATATCCGAACGCCCGCACGAAGCTGAAGTTCAATGAAGCACTCAAGCGCATGCTCAACGAACTTGTCACCGATCTGATCGACACTACTGCACGCCGTATTCGTGAGGCGAACACCGGATCGCTCGACGAGGTTCGCACATTCCCCGAGCGCCTGGCTGGATTCA
This genomic interval from Terriglobia bacterium contains the following:
- a CDS encoding deoxyguanosinetriphosphate triphosphohydrolase, with product MYALAPYAVHFENTRGRRFPEKPHPYRNDFQRDRDRVIHSRAFRRLENKTQVFTKRLSDHFRNRLTHTIEVAQISRTIAGALRLNEDLVEALALVHDIGHPPFGHAGEKALDALMRPHGLRFDHNLHALRIVESFELRYIEYTGLNLTFEVREGIIKHSRNYRADDYPELAEYLLDLRPPLEAQLIDHTDEIGYTTADLDDGFEARLLHLDRIRADVVLFERHYREVERTYPNARTKLKFNEALKRMLNELVTDLIDTTARRIREANTGSLDEVRTFPERLAGFSPRVEQERREAKQFLYENLYLSEPLRPEKLDGERVVGDLFGYWLEHPEALPSSYQRKADEEPLARVVCDYVAGMTDNFILEQHERLIGPTATRISD
- a CDS encoding tetratricopeptide repeat protein, with protein sequence MKIQGILVATLFLAASATGFSQASQPPSQKPASQPAESTQAAPATTPADTGAKKTPDRAESYYHFTLAHMYEELAATYGRAEYASKAVEEYKKAIEADPTSEYLNASLAELYAKTGRIRDAVLEAQDIIKRDPKNVEARRLLGRIYLRSLGDMQSGKQSQNILKLAIEQYESIVQLQPDSVEDHLVLGRLYRLAEDRVNAEKQFRIATQLQPNSEEAVTTLAILYTDEGDYDRALKVLEAIPDKERTSKIYSALGFTYEQKKDYKKAIDAYSKAVQQDGDNLDALRGLAQNLLNDGQTAAALEKYKMIVDADPQDAQTYMRIAEIYRKDGKFTEALDMLKKAQAVVPDSLELPYNLAVIYQGLGRYDEAISTLQDLIQRNQRASDLYSAGERNNMSIFLERLGTIYREDRKPQQAVETFRKMTALGDDATSRAYQQIIDTYRENHQYKEATDAAQEATQKLPNDRGLKMVLGSQLADMGQADKGLAEVKSLLKGTPDDRDVYLALAQMYSRLRRFKEAEEAVEKAQQLAAKQDDKDYVNFIAGSIYEHEKKYEKAEETFRQVIANDPRNAAALNYLGYMMADRGEHLDDALNYIKRAVALDPQNGAYLDSLGWAYFKLGKYDLAEENLRLAVQRSYDDPTIHDHLADVYQKTGRLRQAIANWERALDGWNHSLAADTEPSDVAKVQKKLEAAKVKLAREGGAQQQ